The following nucleotide sequence is from Acyrthosiphon pisum isolate AL4f chromosome A2, pea_aphid_22Mar2018_4r6ur, whole genome shotgun sequence.
TCAATACATTTAGAGTCAGTTATATTTGGATTAATAATATGGTTCACTACAACTGATTTAGATTTTCTTGGGTCTTGTCTTGCAATAAATgtacatttgtttaatttttgtaatttaatattttcaaatgccaAAAATGGCCTAGTGCCATAGGCTACATATACTGCAGAATCATAaattttactacatattatggGCATTTGAATAGTTTCTTcatctttaatattatcaacagcTATTTGAAGGGTTCCGTGAGGTTTAAGTGGATGTGCAACACAACCATTAAGTATATGTTCAAACACATGCAATGTACCACTTTCTGTTGTTACTGTCACTGTGATGTTATTACGCATATTGTGTACATACACAGAAGAAATATTATCTTCTGCGACTAATGAAGCTAATGGGTCTGGTTTAAGGTCACTAAGAGaccatatattaataaaacggtCTCTAGCAGAactcaacaaataacatttgtCAGCTTCTATAATGTGTAACGAATGAATTTCATTCTTATGACCAGTGAACTTATGAACCAACTCTCCAGAAGGAAAAttccataatttaatttctcTGGATGCTGTCAACATCTTTCCATCAGGTAATACAGCTACTGCACACATTTTACCGACTTTCATTTTTGCTTCTAATTTATTAGTCTTCAAGTCAAACTTAACAACATAACCATCATCTGAGCCAATGTATAAATGTTGCCTCAAACGATAAATGCTCTTGATAGCTTTTGATTGAACATTGACTTTTGATTGGATACTTCCACTGGCCACATTATAAAACTCTACGTAACCCTTTTGTGTGCCTATACAAAGTATGTCAGTATTATCTGTTTGGACCCAAGTAATACAGGTGACAGAAGTGTTAAGATGTCCACTTGGCGAATACGTGTGTCGTAAATCACCAGCACTCGTATCCCAAACGTTAACCTTACCGTTAACACCAATTTCAGCATAATATCTTCCAGATTCTGAAAAACCACCGATGATCTCCCTCATGATGATaaagttaaacaaaaaatttcaaatttcaataactattaattagtaattacatttacatacttcacaaaaatgtttttaaaaatgtgtttgtttttaatgGGTTTGTTACATAAcctaaaaatgaaatgttatcaTGGATAAAAGAAATGATTGCTTTTGTGCATGAACATAGTATCAATAgtattatcacagaatagatgaaattccATTCTCTTtggtattattgtaattaatcattattcattaatcgtAATTCGTGAGCTGAATAGTACGGAAGCGTAGACGCGTAGTAgtgaatttgtaaaaaatattttttctatgtggCACTACTACGCTTCCGTAgaatagtgtgctgttggttttgatcACGGCTATTAATAGATGATATACTAAAGAtatatcacggactaagatagtatgGACTGGTATCGAAATGGTTGGGGgatatataacttttaatttgtgttgaaagctatgataattaaaaaaaaaaaaacaatatattataattaacaataatagtataataataatatattatttgaccaATGACCGTGACGACTAACGACTAATGTATTTGTaaagtatattttgtgatatttttgctattaaactaggtaatttatttactattattaattcagCGTCTCtaggataaattaatttttctagctaattttataatttaattttgttagaaaataaaatgttatcttatAATCCGCATAATTAaactgttttacattttaattttgaccaagtataatgcataataaccatagacctattaactagtTCATAGACCTATGTAATAtggtaatgacattttaaaacgtttgtgtttattattaaaaatagttttttacattttcaaatttggatattttgacCAGTTACCAGTATTATGGTATACTGGTATAGAGGCGTTTTTTCTTATCACTTATTAGTAAGGATTTGATAATACAAACGAATGCAACTTTGatctaataaatcatttttttaaatattgttccaCAGTGTaatggtatacatttattatttataataacaattattgacaacaatagtcaataacgaatatatttttgtaataatgtcTAATGTAGACATAGTGGatatagtgaatagtgatgtCATTTGTTGACTCTGTTTTCTAAGTTCTAATAGTAGACGGTGGTATTGTACTCAGTAGTATTCGattcattattatgattattttgttttgtacctcttagataatattattttttttttcaaaccatttTAATAGTTTCTCGTTGTATAAGTGTGAACTGTAAGTTCTCTGCACATTAAGTTTTTGTTTGGTGTCagtattattttggttttaaattttttacaccaCAACACTTTCTCTTTGCTCCgtcaattatacaaattttaaaaatatcctcTTTGTAACTACCTATTCTAGAAATGGCAGACTTATCCTATATACTACCTGTGCTGTTACTACTGACTGCCACATTGACTCACTTTTGCTTGCATAGAGTTGATGAAGGGCATGTGGCTGTCTACTATAGGGTAAAGATGTCTTAGtgatttaattactttttaaaatttaattttactcacTAAATTTGTGTGTGCTGTGTGTTTTTGATGTAGGGTGGAGCATTATTATCCCAAATTAGTTATCCTGGTTACCACATCATGATGCCCTTCCTAACAACTTTTCGGTCTGTACAAGTAAGTATTTAGTACCATTAATGTTTcagatgaaataaaaatcataaaaagatgttataatatattaatatttgttcctTTATATTTTCAGGTTACACTTCAAACAGATGAAGTAAAAAATGTTCCTTGTGGTACAAGTGGTGgtgtaatgatttattttgatagaATTGAAGTTGTCAATATTCTAAATGCTTCTAGTGGTGAAAtacaactttatatttattatatgttatgaattatgattatagcCCATAGGACAGAATCAGTTGGGTCCTTTTCTAGTATGACTATAGAAAAATTGAATCCATTGAATTAGATTGtagtgaatataattaaaaaacatatttgctaaaatggtttaaatattatgaggaatcaaatttcataaacagattcataatatattttttatgttactgTAAAAACTCACCTAaactgcaaaatcataatataatcttcaggcaaatgtattcaatttgatagtaaatataaaattagaaataacaTATAGTGaagaaaatgtatgtttttgtgtGGCAAATCAGGAATTTAGGGTTCAGGATGAGCTTACTGAGCATTAATAAAGTCATACATAGAATAACTTATTTGTAAACTCTAAAGCCTAACTATTATTTGGGTGGGCCATTCAACAGCATTAcatcatcaattttttattatgatttactgGCATTCATAACTAATAGCGTCACTTAAATCTATAACATGATATGGTATGGTAACTATACCACACTGGCGTCAATGTAACTTCAAAAtgttaatgcatattattccaatatttttaaaataattaaattttaataactaggGGTGATGTTAGATATTTTAAGAAACACAatcaattttaactatttattaaaagataacaatgtttaaacaaatataaacttattaaaatcagtattgagattattattttttattattcttttctaGTTTTTGATATTGTTAAGAATTATACTGCAGATTACGACAAaacattgatatttaataaagtacACCATGAACTTAATCAGTTCTGCAGTGTTCATAATTTACATGAAGtaaatgttgatttatattatttacttagatactatgaaataatacttaagatcacgatacatttttattttgataggtGTACATAGATCTATTTGATCAAATCGATGAAAATCTTAAAGTGGCATTACAAAAAGATTTAACAGAAATGGCTCCTGGACTCAAAGTACATGCTGTACGTGTTACTAAACCTAAAATACCAGAGACAATAcgcaaaaattatgaaatcatgtaatgaaaaaaactccatacaatttttaataactcttaagtaatgtataataattgtttgttccAGGGAAGCAGAAAAAACTAAACTGCTCATTGCTGAACAAAGACAAAAAGTTGTTGAAAAAGAAGCAGAAACGGAACGTAAACGTGCTATTATAGAAGCTGAAAAACAAGCACAAGtatcaaaaattgaatttgaacaGAAAATTATGGAAAAAGAATCTATTAAACAGATATCTGTAATAGAAGGTATAAATATCTAAACAATTGTTTTGAAggtattctaatatgtatgtatttatatgacaATTTAGATACAATTCATTTGGATAAAGAAAAGAGTGCAGCAGATGCCGAATTTTACCGTATTAAAATGCAAGCCGATtctaataagttattactaacTAAAGAATATTTAGAAATGAAACGCATTGAATCATTAGGAAATAATACAAAACTTTATTATGGACCAGATCTCCCCAAAATTTTCATGCAGCAATATAATccgttataaaaaatattaattcaagttGAACGgaatttttgatatataaatattaaattgtaagaaCTAAAAATATATCTCAAAAGTTCAGCTAGTGTTACATTGTTACTAGTCAATTTCCtgtttaaaatagtttcttatttaaataaattagtcatctaatttaatgaaaagtaaataaaccaaatgtttaattattaagacttgcatgtaatattatgtatatagtatatgtttataatttatatacataaaaaatatatatttttagtttttaactattatagacTTGAAAATAGAATATCACTTTCAAAGTCGTATAAAATTTACATTGGCTAATTTCTTCATGTATTAAAATCACAAGAATTAAatgttacttaaaattaaaaatttaaaaccacttATATTGcataactttaaaattgtataataaacaattgcaagtttttgatttattttattatattgtgtaatctttaattcattgttttggcaaattatgaatatttctgTTCGGTAGCAAGCTGAGAAACtgtacaattacataatatgtaacatattaaaacattgatttttggaaaaaattttctgaattaagtaatttaactaTAAGTAACTAAGATAACAAATGTATATATCTACGAAAAAATAGTATAAGCGAttggtaattaaatttaaaagcaacGACAGATAATTTTACTGGAAACGTTGCTTCTGATCTGGAATCAATTACgaaatatggaaaataaaaaataataaatcaaagattttaatttacatttgtaagaaCCACCCTAATCTATAGTGCTTATAAATGTAAACGCATGTATTTTGTatgaattaataacaattattacataatcaatgtttaaactttattataaaaattaaatcatagtaaatactaaatttacaatttaggtaATCTAGCATATAAGCCAGATaagatattgtatatttattttaaaaatgtgtagagGTACccactttttattaaaaatatcagctGGTAAAATTACATAAGAACAAACGGATGTATTATCATATAACAgagcaaaattaaaatacttttcacACAttgaataatatcatgtattatattttttagaatgaaGATGAAATTGCACGGGGTTaaacagtttaataattaatagtcttTTATAGTATTGACATCTTTccaggcaaaaaaaaaaactaacaaaaattgaataatagaaTGGATGTAATAGTGAATacattaatgatatttaaatggaATGAGTAATCTAGGATTCGAGAAATTGTTaggtttgttatatttttatagaacgtATACAAGAGCAACAAATGTATAcagtaaaatatctttaaaattacattcaactaaaaattaaatccttttaataaatgaataactaaattaaagTGCAAAGAAATTAAGtcactttaataaaaattaatatagaacaATTTAGGGCTCATATTCCTCTACCCGCTgttcaaaacataaaacaaagaGCAC
It contains:
- the LOC100167117 gene encoding erlin-1 — protein: MADLSYILPVLLLLTATLTHFCLHRVDEGHVAVYYRGGALLSQISYPGYHIMMPFLTTFRSVQVTLQTDEVKNVPCGTSGGVMIYFDRIEVVNILNASSVFDIVKNYTADYDKTLIFNKVHHELNQFCSVHNLHEVYIDLFDQIDENLKVALQKDLTEMAPGLKVHAVRVTKPKIPETIRKNYEIMEAEKTKLLIAEQRQKVVEKEAETERKRAIIEAEKQAQVSKIEFEQKIMEKESIKQISVIEDTIHLDKEKSAADAEFYRIKMQADSNKLLLTKEYLEMKRIESLGNNTKLYYGPDLPKIFMQQYNPL